From one Nocardioides yefusunii genomic stretch:
- the ilvD gene encoding dihydroxy-acid dehydratase yields MPTLRSATSTSGRNMAGARALWRATGMTDDDFGKPIIAIANSFTEFVPGHVHLRDMGKIVAEQIEASGGVAKEFNTIAVDDGIAMGHGGMLYSLPSRELIADAVEYMVQAHCADAIVCISNCDKITPGMLLAALRLNIPVVFVSGGPMEAGKTQAVEGLVHSKLDLVDAMSASANDDVSDELLDTIERSACPTCGSCSGMFTANSMNCLTEAIGLSLPGNGSTLATHAKRRALFEEAGRVVMDLCRRWYGEDDASVLPRNIANRSAFENAVALDVAMGGSTNTILHLLAAAREAEMDFNVHDIDAISRRVPCLSKVAPNSPKFHMEDVHRAGGIPALLGELNRGGALNTDVHSVHSPDLDSWLAKWDIRAENPTPEALDLFRAAPGGVRTVEPFSTENLWASLDTDAAEGCIRDFEHAYSVDGGLAILTGNLAEDGCVVKTAGVAEEVWKFDGTAIVFESQDDAVAGILGKKVEAGHVVVIRYEGPKGGPGMQEMLYPTAFLKGRGLGAKCALITDGRFSGGTSGLSIGHVSPEAAGGGVIALIEDGDPISIDIPHRSIELKVSDEVLAERRAKQEAREKPYTPVNRDRYVSAALRAYASMATAASDGAYRRVPE; encoded by the coding sequence ATGCCTACCCTGCGTTCTGCGACGTCCACCTCTGGCCGCAACATGGCCGGCGCCCGTGCCCTCTGGCGCGCCACCGGCATGACCGACGACGACTTCGGCAAGCCGATCATCGCGATCGCGAACTCCTTCACCGAGTTCGTACCCGGTCACGTGCACCTGCGGGACATGGGCAAGATCGTCGCCGAGCAGATCGAGGCCTCGGGCGGTGTCGCCAAGGAGTTCAACACCATCGCTGTCGACGACGGCATCGCGATGGGCCACGGCGGCATGCTCTACTCCCTGCCCTCGCGCGAGCTGATCGCCGACGCCGTGGAGTACATGGTCCAGGCGCACTGCGCCGACGCGATCGTCTGCATCTCCAACTGCGACAAGATCACCCCCGGCATGCTGTTGGCCGCACTGCGCCTCAACATCCCGGTCGTCTTCGTCTCCGGTGGTCCGATGGAGGCCGGCAAGACCCAGGCCGTCGAGGGCCTGGTCCACTCCAAGCTCGACCTCGTCGACGCGATGTCGGCCTCGGCCAACGACGACGTCTCCGACGAACTCCTGGACACCATCGAGCGTTCGGCCTGCCCGACGTGTGGTTCCTGCTCGGGCATGTTCACCGCCAACTCGATGAACTGCCTCACCGAGGCCATCGGCCTGTCGCTGCCGGGCAACGGCTCCACCCTCGCCACCCACGCCAAGCGTCGCGCCCTCTTCGAGGAGGCCGGCCGCGTGGTCATGGACCTGTGCCGTCGCTGGTACGGCGAGGACGACGCTTCCGTCCTGCCCCGCAACATCGCCAACCGCTCCGCGTTCGAGAACGCCGTGGCGCTCGACGTCGCGATGGGTGGCTCCACCAACACGATCCTGCACCTGCTCGCCGCTGCCCGCGAGGCGGAGATGGACTTCAACGTCCACGACATCGACGCGATCTCGCGCCGCGTGCCGTGCCTGAGCAAGGTCGCCCCGAACTCCCCGAAGTTCCACATGGAGGACGTCCACCGCGCCGGCGGCATCCCCGCCCTGCTCGGTGAGCTGAACCGCGGTGGCGCGCTCAACACCGACGTCCACTCGGTGCACTCGCCCGACCTCGACTCCTGGCTCGCGAAGTGGGACATCCGCGCCGAGAACCCGACCCCCGAGGCACTGGACCTGTTCCGCGCCGCACCCGGTGGCGTCCGCACCGTGGAGCCGTTCTCCACCGAGAACCTCTGGGCGAGCCTGGACACTGACGCCGCTGAGGGCTGCATCCGCGACTTCGAGCACGCCTACTCCGTCGACGGTGGCCTCGCGATCCTGACCGGCAACCTCGCCGAGGACGGCTGCGTCGTCAAGACCGCCGGTGTGGCCGAAGAGGTCTGGAAGTTCGACGGCACCGCCATCGTCTTCGAGTCCCAGGACGACGCCGTCGCCGGCATCCTGGGCAAGAAGGTCGAGGCCGGACACGTCGTCGTGATCCGCTACGAGGGCCCCAAGGGCGGACCGGGCATGCAGGAGATGCTGTACCCGACCGCGTTCCTCAAGGGCCGTGGCCTGGGCGCCAAGTGCGCGCTCATCACCGACGGTCGTTTCTCCGGCGGCACCTCGGGTCTCTCCATCGGCCACGTTTCCCCCGAAGCTGCCGGCGGTGGCGTGATCGCCCTGATCGAGGACGGCGACCCGATCTCGATCGACATCCCCCACCGTTCCATCGAGCTCAAGGTCTCCGACGAGGTGCTCGCCGAGCGTCGCGCCAAGCAGGAGGCCCGCGAGAAGCCGTACACCCCGGTGAACCGCGACCGTTACGTCTCCGCCGCACTGCGCGCCTACGCCTCGATGGCGACCGCGGCCTCCGACGGTGCGTACCGCCGCGTCCCGGAGTGA
- a CDS encoding sulfurtransferase has translation MNLNESPIVSPEQLRDALDDDPNLHVIEVLWNAPEVGSTPGLIPGSVAVHWKGLAWHETDRLFATAEEFAERLFALGAGEGSTIVLAGEPRQFASYVVWAMWMRGIRGIGYLDGGREAWTALGYPTADDVVRTPVPATAPIAVPALSTEEIEAAENAVSLGRDEVLSLLGDENTVILDLRTPEEYAGERVLGYEDGDVDHGAERKGRIPGATHLYFRDILDEHGRFLPAEQLRELLAERGALDAERVVAYCRLSHRASLGWLAMTQVVGMENVRVYNGSWTEWGSIVGFPIEK, from the coding sequence ATGAACCTCAACGAATCCCCGATCGTCAGCCCTGAGCAGCTCCGCGACGCGCTCGACGACGACCCCAACCTGCACGTCATCGAGGTGCTGTGGAACGCCCCCGAGGTCGGCTCCACCCCCGGACTGATCCCCGGTTCGGTGGCCGTGCACTGGAAGGGTCTGGCCTGGCACGAGACCGACCGCCTGTTCGCCACGGCGGAGGAGTTCGCCGAGCGTCTCTTCGCTCTCGGTGCCGGTGAGGGTTCCACCATCGTGCTGGCCGGTGAGCCGCGCCAGTTCGCCTCCTACGTCGTGTGGGCGATGTGGATGCGTGGCATCCGTGGCATCGGCTACCTCGACGGCGGCCGCGAGGCGTGGACCGCTCTGGGCTACCCGACCGCTGACGACGTCGTGCGCACGCCGGTCCCTGCCACCGCACCGATCGCCGTCCCGGCCCTCAGCACCGAGGAGATCGAGGCCGCCGAGAACGCTGTCTCGCTGGGACGCGACGAGGTGCTCAGCCTGCTCGGTGACGAGAACACCGTGATCCTCGACCTCCGCACCCCGGAGGAGTACGCCGGCGAGCGCGTCCTGGGCTACGAGGACGGCGACGTCGACCACGGCGCCGAGCGCAAGGGCCGCATCCCCGGCGCCACGCACCTCTACTTCCGCGACATCCTCGACGAGCACGGCCGGTTCCTGCCGGCCGAGCAGCTCCGTGAGCTGCTCGCCGAGCGCGGTGCCCTCGACGCCGAGCGCGTCGTCGCCTACTGCCGCCTCTCGCACCGCGCGTCGCTGGGCTGGCTGGCCATGACCCAGGTCGTCGGCATGGAGAACGTCCGCGTCTACAACGGCTCGTGGACCGAGTGGGGCAGCATCGTCGGGTTCCCGATCGAGAAGTGA
- a CDS encoding phosphatase PAP2 family protein codes for MSSQSAISSTTDDVKEHQVREVLRRPDPADTPWTVRTVAMMVYAAALVAWSNAMGIPNDTVGVFLWLWVGTVAWNVQASPRTHLTFLRDWSLPVLGLVVYFFTRGLSDELGIPVHWTMPITVDEWFGGGTTPTELLQSAWCGDPCLKSSEPRWYDAVLATVYATHFVAGLTIAAVLWLRSRPEWVKWMRRYLAINFAGLVVYVLYPMAPPWLASQEGYLGDVARLTSRGWRDLGLERANMVLHGVGNPVAAMPSLHTGISALIALYAVQRLRSQWRWLLLAYPLVMGTALVYFGEHYVIDVIAGIALAGAVLWACEVWERRRVSRRVALTSGA; via the coding sequence ATGTCGTCGCAGTCAGCCATTTCGTCCACGACCGACGACGTGAAGGAACACCAGGTGCGTGAAGTGCTGCGCCGCCCGGACCCGGCGGACACGCCGTGGACCGTGCGGACTGTAGCGATGATGGTCTACGCCGCGGCCCTCGTGGCGTGGAGCAACGCCATGGGCATCCCGAACGACACCGTCGGTGTCTTCCTGTGGCTCTGGGTCGGGACGGTCGCGTGGAACGTCCAGGCGTCGCCACGCACCCACCTGACGTTCCTGCGGGACTGGTCGTTGCCGGTGCTCGGGCTGGTCGTCTACTTCTTCACCCGCGGCCTGAGCGACGAGCTCGGCATACCGGTGCACTGGACGATGCCGATCACGGTCGACGAGTGGTTCGGCGGCGGGACCACCCCCACCGAACTGCTGCAGAGCGCCTGGTGCGGTGACCCGTGCCTGAAGAGCAGCGAGCCGCGCTGGTACGACGCGGTCCTGGCCACCGTCTACGCCACCCACTTCGTCGCCGGCCTCACGATCGCTGCCGTGCTGTGGCTGCGCAGCCGTCCTGAGTGGGTCAAGTGGATGCGCCGCTACCTGGCGATCAACTTCGCCGGCCTGGTCGTGTACGTCCTCTACCCGATGGCGCCGCCGTGGCTGGCGTCCCAGGAGGGGTACCTGGGTGACGTGGCCCGGCTGACCAGTCGTGGGTGGCGCGACCTCGGGCTCGAGCGCGCCAACATGGTGCTGCACGGTGTCGGCAACCCGGTGGCCGCGATGCCGTCGCTGCACACCGGGATCTCGGCCCTGATCGCGCTCTACGCGGTCCAGCGGCTGCGTTCGCAGTGGCGGTGGCTGCTGCTGGCCTACCCGCTCGTCATGGGTACGGCGTTGGTCTACTTCGGTGAGCACTACGTCATCGACGTCATCGCCGGTATCGCGCTGGCAGGGGCGGTGCTGTGGGCCTGCGAGGTCTGGGAACGACGTCGGGTGTCACGTCGCGTTGCTCTCACTTCGGGCGCGTGA
- a CDS encoding DUF5997 family protein, with protein MKISRRDAAQRLDIPVEMAARHGLPKVMTQAEMDELEANPPAWLVQSRANRTGKKAVWVELECAVCGFAEKARPKKWWPTHTFLYCDDHSVSQVPKAADDVVRVEMEGIGSRFIAVVDTPLD; from the coding sequence GTGAAGATCAGCCGCCGTGACGCCGCCCAACGCCTCGACATCCCCGTGGAGATGGCCGCCCGCCATGGTCTCCCCAAGGTCATGACGCAGGCCGAGATGGACGAGCTCGAGGCCAACCCGCCGGCCTGGCTGGTGCAGTCGCGTGCCAACCGCACCGGCAAGAAGGCCGTCTGGGTCGAGCTGGAGTGCGCCGTGTGCGGCTTCGCCGAGAAGGCGCGCCCCAAGAAGTGGTGGCCCACCCACACGTTCCTCTACTGCGACGACCACTCGGTCTCCCAGGTGCCGAAGGCCGCGGACGACGTCGTGCGGGTCGAGATGGAGGGCATCGGCAGCCGGTTCATCGCGGTCGTCGACACCCCGCTCGACTGA
- a CDS encoding ABC transporter permease, with protein MSVIDDTAPARTTKRRRPSLAQRMPLGWIVPVAFLVLWHVAYEAGWINPTLLSSPVQVAQTLWESMRDGEFWDNLGMSVRRWILGFLIGGVLGLVLGALTGLSRFSERMLDSTLQMLRTIPLMGLVPLFIVWFGIGEQPKIILIAYGAFFNIYLSTFAGIRDIDRKLIEVGRVYELSPLQMARRIVFPAAMPQVLHGIRLSLGVAWLALVIAELNGASSGIGFWMQQGREFVRVDIVIAALVVFAVVGKLVDVFVRALERRLLGWRDNLAKEM; from the coding sequence ATGAGCGTCATCGACGACACCGCCCCCGCGCGGACCACGAAGCGTCGTAGGCCCAGCCTCGCCCAGCGCATGCCGCTGGGCTGGATCGTGCCCGTCGCCTTCCTCGTGCTCTGGCACGTCGCCTACGAGGCCGGCTGGATCAACCCCACGCTGCTCTCCTCGCCCGTCCAGGTGGCGCAGACGCTGTGGGAGTCCATGCGTGATGGCGAGTTCTGGGACAACCTCGGCATGAGCGTGCGCCGCTGGATCCTCGGATTCCTGATCGGTGGCGTCCTCGGCCTCGTCCTGGGTGCACTCACCGGCCTGTCGCGCTTCTCCGAGCGGATGCTCGACTCCACCCTGCAGATGCTCCGCACGATCCCACTGATGGGTCTCGTGCCGCTCTTCATCGTGTGGTTCGGCATCGGTGAGCAGCCCAAGATCATCCTGATCGCCTACGGCGCCTTCTTCAACATCTACCTCTCGACGTTCGCCGGCATCCGCGACATCGACCGCAAGCTGATCGAGGTCGGCCGCGTCTATGAGCTCTCGCCGCTGCAGATGGCACGCCGGATCGTGTTCCCGGCCGCGATGCCGCAGGTCCTCCACGGCATCCGTCTCTCCCTCGGTGTCGCCTGGCTCGCCCTCGTGATCGCCGAACTCAACGGCGCCTCCTCGGGCATCGGCTTCTGGATGCAGCAGGGCCGTGAGTTCGTCCGCGTCGACATCGTGATCGCCGCCCTCGTCGTCTTCGCCGTCGTCGGCAAGCTCGTCGACGTGTTCGTCCGTGCACTCGAGCGCCGCCTCCTGGGCTGGCGCGACAACCTCGCCAAGGAGATGTGA
- a CDS encoding ABC transporter ATP-binding protein translates to MTVDLTLSGVSRSFGSTLAVTDVDLEIEAGEFIVLIGPSGCGKSTLLRALAGLDTDYDGTILAGGEPIKGPSRQRGVVFQEHRLLPWLTVGKNMLFGATGTAEEQEARLEQMLKLMHLEKFRDAHPHQLSGGMAQRTAIARALVPEPDVLLMDEPFGALDAFTRIEMQDALIDVWQKQRTTAVLVTHDIDEAVVLANRVVVMSAHPGSIKKVVDIDLPYPRERTSPEFAELRSLLLEQFLESHSHGK, encoded by the coding sequence ATGACCGTCGACCTCACCCTGTCCGGCGTCAGCCGTTCGTTCGGGTCCACCCTCGCCGTCACCGACGTCGACCTCGAGATCGAGGCCGGGGAGTTCATCGTCCTGATCGGCCCCTCGGGCTGCGGGAAGTCCACCCTGCTGCGTGCCCTGGCCGGTCTCGACACCGACTACGACGGCACGATCCTCGCCGGCGGCGAACCGATCAAGGGCCCGAGCCGTCAGCGCGGCGTCGTGTTCCAGGAGCACCGGCTGCTGCCGTGGCTCACGGTCGGCAAGAACATGCTCTTCGGCGCCACCGGCACCGCCGAGGAGCAGGAGGCCCGCCTGGAGCAGATGCTGAAGCTGATGCACCTGGAGAAGTTCCGCGACGCCCACCCGCACCAGCTCTCCGGAGGCATGGCTCAGCGCACCGCGATCGCCCGTGCGCTCGTCCCCGAGCCCGACGTCCTGCTGATGGACGAGCCCTTCGGTGCCCTCGACGCCTTCACCCGGATCGAGATGCAGGACGCCCTGATCGACGTCTGGCAGAAGCAGCGCACCACCGCGGTGCTGGTCACCCACGACATCGACGAGGCCGTCGTCCTGGCCAACCGCGTCGTCGTGATGTCGGCCCACCCCGGCTCGATCAAGAAGGTCGTCGACATCGACCTGCCCTACCCCCGCGAACGCACCTCACCGGAGTTCGCCGAGCTTCGCTCCCTGCTCCTGGAGCAGTTCCTCGAGTCCCACTCCCACGGAAAGTGA
- a CDS encoding PfkB family carbohydrate kinase, with protein sequence MPSSTPAGLFVGRSVLDVIQLVDTPAPVNGKVRSTRHTVAAGGPATNAAVLFAALGGEGHLVSRIADDPLGDALKGDLLRHGQGRITHHNTLDADETDYMTVPASVQITAATGDRSVIAGSPDPRANSGVLDRSFDHLLTEDVRVVLVDNDETDVSRALCERARALGIPTVLDAGTEKDVVPAQLPGIDSAIVAEDFHDATPDAIVDYLQAAGVPYGAVTRGGQPLRWFTPQERGWTDPAPVAKVVDTLGAGDFFHGAYAFAIARTGLTPESHVAALEWACHASSLSIAHFGTRTWLAHLDELPPLG encoded by the coding sequence GTGCCCAGCTCCACTCCCGCCGGCCTCTTCGTCGGTCGATCGGTCCTCGACGTCATCCAGCTCGTCGACACCCCGGCACCCGTCAACGGCAAGGTGCGTTCCACGCGCCACACCGTTGCCGCGGGTGGTCCCGCCACCAACGCGGCCGTCCTCTTCGCCGCGCTGGGCGGAGAGGGCCACCTCGTGTCCCGGATCGCCGACGACCCGCTCGGGGACGCCCTCAAGGGCGACCTGCTGCGTCACGGGCAGGGGCGGATCACGCACCACAACACCCTGGACGCCGACGAGACCGACTACATGACTGTCCCGGCGTCGGTGCAGATCACCGCGGCGACCGGCGACCGTTCGGTGATCGCCGGCTCCCCTGACCCGCGCGCCAACTCCGGCGTCCTGGACCGCTCCTTCGACCATCTCCTCACCGAGGACGTCCGCGTCGTCCTGGTCGACAACGACGAGACCGACGTCTCCCGGGCGCTCTGCGAGCGCGCCCGTGCCCTGGGCATCCCGACGGTGCTGGACGCCGGCACCGAGAAGGACGTCGTCCCGGCGCAGCTGCCCGGCATCGACTCCGCGATCGTCGCCGAGGACTTCCACGACGCCACCCCCGACGCGATCGTCGACTACCTGCAGGCCGCGGGCGTTCCCTACGGCGCGGTCACCCGTGGCGGTCAGCCGCTGCGCTGGTTCACCCCGCAGGAACGCGGCTGGACCGACCCCGCCCCCGTCGCGAAGGTCGTCGACACCCTCGGCGCGGGTGACTTCTTCCACGGCGCCTACGCCTTCGCGATCGCCCGGACCGGCCTGACGCCGGAGTCGCACGTGGCCGCGCTGGAGTGGGCCTGCCACGCCTCGTCGTTGTCGATCGCGCACTTCGGCACCCGGACCTGGCTGGCGCACCTCGACGAACTCCCGCCTCTGGGCTGA
- a CDS encoding ABC transporter substrate-binding protein: MKTFQRPTARRSGLRRATAGLAVLAATSLALTACGSDDDAEGTSLPRIATVTAYPYIPVALEQGYFADEFDTDDAPTVNPIGSANDAIAALRSGNADIAVIGFDPANLVDVEDVVILASSEISPQTTRVVVPESSKVTEISQLKGKKVASYSASPNIAVVQSLNSAGLKVADVEYVSLQNDAALSTLAGGGVDGWVTYDPSAASAEIEGVGRAIADGDDFGYLNPVFIYTTKKYLKENPEAVESTLEVYGEAIEWINANTDAAAGVVSEATGLKKEIAAQSLSHRNYALEPVEGDVVDFMERLADINIELGVSKGRPDYDAIIDNSVVSEILAD, translated from the coding sequence ATGAAGACCTTCCAGCGCCCCACCGCTCGACGTTCCGGCCTCCGCCGTGCCACCGCCGGCCTCGCCGTCCTCGCGGCGACCTCCCTGGCCCTCACCGCCTGCGGTTCCGACGACGACGCCGAGGGCACCTCGCTGCCGCGCATCGCCACCGTCACCGCCTACCCCTACATCCCGGTCGCGCTCGAGCAGGGCTACTTCGCCGACGAGTTCGACACCGACGACGCCCCGACCGTCAACCCGATCGGCTCGGCCAACGACGCGATCGCTGCCCTGCGCAGCGGCAACGCCGACATCGCCGTCATCGGTTTCGACCCGGCCAACCTGGTGGACGTCGAGGACGTCGTCATCCTGGCCTCCTCCGAGATCAGCCCCCAGACCACCCGCGTCGTGGTCCCGGAGTCCTCGAAGGTCACCGAGATCTCCCAGCTCAAGGGCAAGAAGGTCGCCTCCTACTCGGCCTCCCCGAACATCGCCGTGGTCCAGTCGCTGAACTCCGCCGGCCTCAAGGTCGCCGACGTCGAGTACGTCAGCCTGCAGAACGACGCCGCGCTCTCCACCCTCGCCGGCGGCGGCGTCGACGGCTGGGTCACCTACGACCCGTCCGCCGCGTCGGCGGAGATCGAGGGAGTCGGCCGTGCCATCGCCGACGGTGACGACTTCGGTTACCTCAACCCGGTCTTCATCTACACCACCAAGAAGTACCTCAAGGAGAACCCCGAGGCCGTCGAGTCGACCCTCGAGGTCTACGGCGAGGCGATCGAGTGGATCAACGCCAACACCGACGCTGCCGCCGGTGTCGTCTCCGAGGCCACCGGCCTGAAGAAGGAGATCGCCGCGCAGTCGCTGAGCCACCGCAACTACGCCCTCGAGCCCGTCGAGGGTGACGTCGTCGACTTCATGGAGCGTCTGGCCGACATCAACATCGAGCTCGGCGTCTCCAAGGGTCGCCCGGACTATGACGCGATCATCGACAACTCGGTCGTCTCCGAGATCCTGGCCGACTGA
- a CDS encoding NtaA/DmoA family FMN-dependent monooxygenase (This protein belongs to a clade of FMN-dependent monooxygenases, within a broader family of flavin-dependent oxidoreductases, the luciferase-like monooxygenase (LMM) family, some of whose members use coenzyme F420 rather than FMN.), which produces MFHLAYFMQGSSAQAWHSPWAGSIGKEWSKPDFHIDCARALERAKFDYVLYEDLYYVPDYWKGTTDIYVEQAISVPRLDTMVLTPVVAHATSHIGVVPTLPTFAFEPYLLARQVATLDLLSQGRGAWNVVTGTSDGAIRGFGKDQLLEPEERYKQAGEFVDVVKQLWNSWEPDAIVDDVENGVFADPSKVHVVDFEGEYYKSKGALVSGPTPQGTPVIAQAGASAGGLELAAKHADTIVGVAATVEGMKTYRDTVRSLMEKHGRNPDDCKILFLINPVVAATKAEVEAKLAEITEHAHANIERELADHAKRMGVDISGLPLDEPLTQELLDGLHTRGHISHLEKFVARANGRTLRQVAFDFWRFPIPPEVVGTFDEVADRLEEIVNEVGGDGFLISPHGVGTTRRYIMEITEGLVPVLQRRGLTRTEYSSTQLRENLLAF; this is translated from the coding sequence ATGTTCCACCTCGCTTACTTCATGCAGGGCTCCAGCGCCCAGGCCTGGCACAGCCCCTGGGCGGGATCCATCGGCAAGGAGTGGTCGAAGCCGGACTTCCACATCGACTGCGCCCGAGCCCTCGAGCGGGCCAAGTTCGACTACGTCCTCTACGAGGACCTGTACTACGTGCCGGACTACTGGAAGGGCACCACCGACATCTACGTCGAGCAGGCCATCTCCGTGCCGCGTCTCGACACGATGGTGCTGACCCCCGTCGTCGCCCATGCCACCTCCCACATCGGCGTCGTCCCGACCCTGCCGACCTTCGCGTTCGAGCCCTACCTGCTCGCGCGTCAGGTCGCCACCCTCGACCTCCTCTCGCAGGGTCGCGGTGCATGGAACGTCGTCACCGGCACCTCCGACGGTGCGATCCGGGGCTTCGGCAAGGACCAGCTGCTCGAGCCCGAGGAGCGCTACAAGCAGGCCGGCGAGTTCGTCGACGTCGTCAAGCAGCTCTGGAACTCCTGGGAGCCCGACGCGATCGTCGACGACGTCGAGAACGGTGTCTTCGCCGACCCGTCCAAGGTCCACGTCGTCGACTTCGAGGGCGAGTACTACAAGTCCAAGGGCGCGCTGGTCTCCGGCCCGACCCCGCAGGGCACCCCCGTGATCGCCCAGGCCGGCGCCTCGGCCGGCGGCCTCGAGCTCGCCGCCAAGCACGCCGACACCATCGTCGGTGTCGCCGCCACCGTCGAGGGCATGAAGACCTACCGCGACACCGTGCGCTCCCTGATGGAGAAGCACGGCCGCAACCCCGACGACTGCAAGATCCTCTTCCTGATCAACCCCGTCGTCGCCGCGACCAAGGCCGAGGTCGAGGCCAAGCTCGCCGAGATCACCGAGCACGCCCACGCCAACATCGAGCGCGAGCTCGCCGACCACGCCAAGCGCATGGGCGTCGACATCTCCGGCCTCCCGCTGGACGAGCCGCTCACCCAGGAGCTCCTCGACGGCCTGCACACCCGCGGTCACATCTCCCACCTGGAGAAGTTCGTCGCCCGGGCGAACGGCCGCACCCTGCGTCAGGTCGCCTTCGACTTCTGGCGCTTCCCGATCCCGCCGGAGGTCGTCGGTACCTTCGACGAGGTCGCGGACCGTCTCGAGGAGATCGTCAACGAGGTCGGCGGCGACGGCTTCCTGATCTCGCCCCACGGTGTCGGCACCACCCGTCGCTACATCATGGAGATCACCGAGGGCCTCGTCCCCGTCCTCCAGCGCCGCGGACTCACCCGCACCGAGTACTCCTCGACCCAGCTGCGCGAGAACCTGCTCGCCTTCTGA
- a CDS encoding SDR family NAD(P)-dependent oxidoreductase: MEKNDVRRILLTGAAGGVGTALVRALLAEGDVEVHALCRDASRMTVSDPRVVVHTCDLTRPDEIAALDLPAQLHGLVHTAAAGANLTDVEAGVAEWETYLGANVVGAVALTQRCRERLVPGSTLMFLNSGLGLRASPTSVPYSAAKAAIKSYADSIRPEYNQRGVRVTTLYPGQTATPMLAHNTAVVGIAWEPERYIQPGELAALIVSLLGAGASLQLTDVAVRPAVEPW; encoded by the coding sequence GTGGAGAAGAACGACGTGCGACGCATCCTCCTCACCGGCGCGGCCGGGGGAGTGGGGACCGCCCTGGTCAGGGCACTGCTCGCCGAGGGCGACGTGGAGGTGCACGCCCTGTGCCGAGACGCGTCTCGGATGACGGTGAGTGACCCCCGCGTGGTCGTCCACACCTGCGACCTCACCCGTCCCGACGAGATCGCCGCCCTCGACCTGCCTGCACAGTTGCACGGCCTCGTGCACACGGCTGCTGCGGGTGCCAACCTCACCGACGTCGAGGCCGGGGTCGCGGAGTGGGAGACCTACCTGGGCGCCAACGTCGTCGGTGCGGTCGCACTGACCCAGCGTTGCCGTGAACGGCTCGTGCCCGGTTCCACGTTGATGTTCCTCAACTCCGGCCTCGGACTGCGGGCCTCGCCCACCTCGGTGCCGTACTCCGCGGCGAAGGCCGCGATCAAGTCCTACGCCGACTCGATCCGCCCCGAGTACAACCAGCGCGGCGTCCGTGTCACCACCCTGTACCCCGGCCAGACCGCCACCCCGATGCTCGCGCACAACACCGCCGTCGTCGGGATCGCGTGGGAACCCGAGCGGTACATCCAACCCGGCGAACTGGCCGCCCTGATCGTCTCCCTGCTCGGGGCCGGCGCTTCCCTGCAGCTCACCGACGTGGCCGTGCGCCCCGCGGTCGAGCCCTGGTGA